The proteins below are encoded in one region of Aequorivita iocasae:
- a CDS encoding single-stranded DNA-binding protein: MSTLRNKVHLIGNVGNAPETKTLESGRKVANFSLATNEFYKNSNGEKEQNTQWHNIVAWGKIAEIVEKYVGKGKEVAIEGKLTSRSYETEKGEKRYVTEVVADEILLLGTKDNTNAE; encoded by the coding sequence ATGAGTACACTTAGAAACAAAGTACATCTGATCGGGAACGTGGGCAATGCCCCCGAGACCAAGACCCTTGAGAGCGGCAGGAAAGTCGCAAATTTTTCACTTGCAACCAATGAGTTCTATAAGAATTCCAATGGCGAGAAAGAGCAGAATACCCAATGGCACAATATTGTTGCCTGGGGCAAGATTGCCGAAATCGTTGAGAAATACGTGGGCAAGGGAAAGGAAGTTGCCATTGAGGGCAAATTGACCTCCCGATCCTATGAGACCGAAAAAGGGGAGAAAAGATATGTTACCGAAGTGGTAGCAGATGAAATCCTGTTGCTCGGAACCAAGGACAACACAAACGCTGAAT
- a CDS encoding toxin-antitoxin system YwqK family antitoxin, with protein MDPIQKKVIRTKEYDIHFYVSLKDRITKKDKEYFWYKTGEIHNSFGGAAGELLHLGYVKYYAGNNLAEKGEFEYGLKTGIWKRWYSNGSLMEESRWVDGEKYGPYHYYNENGELMTQGKYRNNIKTDIWIDIKSKDTTWYRNGEPFKDHPRVVRKRLDSINGKESLLKRIFGKRDSTIVGKKEGFFGRIFKKKDSAKNSKLTPDPKEKKNKNTSILKRIFGKKERATDKNN; from the coding sequence ATGGATCCTATACAAAAAAAAGTTATTCGGACAAAAGAATACGATATTCATTTTTATGTCTCCCTAAAAGATAGGATAACAAAAAAAGATAAGGAGTATTTCTGGTACAAAACCGGCGAAATACACAATTCTTTTGGTGGTGCAGCTGGGGAACTTTTACATCTTGGATATGTAAAATACTATGCGGGCAATAATCTTGCTGAAAAGGGAGAGTTCGAATACGGACTGAAGACCGGCATTTGGAAAAGATGGTATTCAAATGGTTCACTTATGGAAGAAAGCAGATGGGTAGACGGGGAAAAATATGGCCCTTATCATTATTATAATGAAAATGGTGAACTTATGACCCAAGGGAAGTATCGGAACAATATTAAAACGGATATCTGGATTGACATAAAATCAAAAGACACTACCTGGTATAGAAATGGTGAGCCGTTCAAAGATCATCCTCGCGTTGTAAGAAAACGTTTGGACTCTATAAATGGCAAAGAAAGTCTCCTAAAACGGATTTTTGGTAAAAGGGATAGTACAATCGTTGGAAAAAAAGAGGGCTTTTTCGGGAGGATATTTAAGAAAAAAGATAGCGCAAAGAATTCGAAACTTACACCTGATCCAAAAGAAAAGAAAAATAAGAATACTTCCATATTAAAAAGAATTTTTGGAAAAAAGGAAAGGGCTACGGACAAAAATAATTAG